From the Penicillium oxalicum strain HP7-1 chromosome V, whole genome shotgun sequence genome, one window contains:
- a CDS encoding Nudix hydrolase 1, translating into MAAPTHPDPRIGVGVFVTNAEGKFVLGKRKGSHGADTWALPGGHLEFGESFETCAEREILEETGLKIRNIHYLTATNTVFVAENKHYVTIFMGATLENEQDQPQVRLI; encoded by the exons ATGGCAGCTCCTACACATCCAGACCCCAGAATCGGCGTCGGTGTCTTTGTCACCAACGCCGAGGGGAAGTTTGTGCTGGGCAAGCGAAAGGGAAGCCACGGTGCCG ATACCTGGGCCCTTCCCGGCGGCCATCTTGAATTCGGCGAGTCGTTCGAAACCTGCGCAGAGCGGGAGATTCTCGAAGAGACGGGACTGAAGATCCGCAACATCCACTACTTGACCGCGACAAATACCGTCTTTGTGGCCGAGAATAAGCATTACGTGACTATCTTTATGGGCGCGACGCTGGAGAATGAGCAGGACCAGCCCCAGGTGCGTCTCATCTAG